A genomic region of Carassius auratus strain Wakin unplaced genomic scaffold, ASM336829v1 scaf_tig00016895, whole genome shotgun sequence contains the following coding sequences:
- the LOC113075361 gene encoding prostaglandin D2 receptor 2-like produces MTSSFPPNSTLSPPSTSELHCPLLQTMSNHTLNKDTGVNLAVVSIHGVVSTLGILENGLVLWVLGFRLRRKTVAAVWVLNLALSDFLTTLTLPLFTHYLLMNHSWELGSALCAAKASIFFLNMFVSAFLLAVISLDRCLLVTKPVWTQNNRTVSAAWKICGLGWAWAAVNALPYFMFRSVVEKKDGRKLCYHNFALYSSSNTLHRDCKVRQAATAVSKVLLAFVVPLIVIAISYTSIFLELRARRKRLESRRQGVSNGKVRSLKFFRSLSSSGRQTSVRLSESFMKMVASVIATFILCWVPYHVFCLLEVTAQYKTEIVELVEVYLPVLTTFSFLSSVLNPIIYTFSCPNFCTRIRQSFGALFEGLVEEAGPIIWVTERMRKKDSLFPSSPSSPTPTRATHIQHGMQDSINLTGFKNCPANEGERDDKM; encoded by the coding sequence ATGACTTCCTCATTCCCTCCTAATTCCACCCTCAGCCCACCATCCACCTCAGAGCTCCACTGCCCTCTTCTGCAAACAATGAGCAATCACACCTTAAACAAAGACACTGGTGTGAACTTGGCAGTGGTGAGCATCCACGGTGTGGTATCCACTCTGGGGATCCTGGAAAACGGACTGGTGCTGTGGGTGCTTGGTTTCCGTCTTCGTCGCAAGACGGTTGCTGCAGTATGGGTCCTCAATCTGGCATTGTCGGACTTCCTAACCACACTAACCTTGCCGCTTTTCACTCATTACCTATTGATGAACCACAGCTGGGAGTTGGGCAGCGCTTTGTGTGCAGCCAAGGcctccatttttttcctcaacatgTTTGTCTCTGCCTTCCTACTGGCTGTGATATCATTGGACCGTTGTTTGTTGGTGACTAAGCCGGTTTGGACTCAGAACAATCGTACAGTGTCGGCAGCGTGGAAGATCTGTGGTCTAGGATGGGCTTGGGCGGCGGTTAATGCACTTCCGTATTTCATGTTCCGTTCCGTTGTGGAAAAGAAGGATGGCCGCAAACTCTGCTATCACAATTTTGCACTCTATTCCTCCTCAAACACACTGCACAGAGACTGTAAGGTGCGTCAGGCAGCGACGGCAGTGTCCAAAGTCTTGCTGGCATTTGTCGTACCTCTGATTGTCATCGCCATCAGTTACACTTCCATTTTTCTTGAACTGCGAGCTCGCAGAAAGAGGCTTGAGAGTCGACGACAGGGTGTGAGCAATGGCAAAGTGAGATCCTTGAAATTCTTCCGCAGCCTATCTTCATCAGGCAGACAAACCAGCGTTCGACTCTCTGAGAGTTTCATGAAGATGGTCGCCTCAGTGATTGCAACCTTTATTCTCTGCTGGGTGCCCTACCACGTCTTCTGCTTGCTGGAGGTGACGGCTCAGTACAAGACAGAAATTGTGGAGCTTGTGGAGGTGTACCTGCCTGTCTTGACAACCTTCTCCTTCCTAAGCTCTGTATTGAACCCAATTATCTACACTTTTAGCTGTCCAAACTTCTGCACTCGTATCCGCCAAAGTTTTGGGGCTCTTTTCGAAGGGCTGGTGGAGGAAGCTGGACCCATAATATGGGTTACAGAAAGGATGAGGAAGAAAGATTCATTATTCCCCTCTTCACCCAGCTCTCCCACCCCCACCAGAGCCACTCACATTCAGCATGGCATGCAGGACTCCATCAACCTCACTGGCTTTAAAAACTGCCCGGCAAATGAGGGAGAGAGGGATGACAAAATGTGA